A region of the uncultured Fibrobacter sp. genome:
TTTCTGCATTCTGGGCCATCACCATATTTCGGGCATTTGGAATGTCGAAAACGGGACTGTGGCATCTGCCGGAGACTGGATGAAAAAACTCACCTACCTCCGGATGGAAGCAGGTGAGCTTGATATTCTGAATTTTGATGGTTAATCTTGGGTTCCGGCGTTATTTGCGCGGGTTTCCGTAGACTTCATCATTTTCTTGCTGGCATTTTCGCCCCAAATCCAGGCGACAATGTCAGTATTTGCGAACTTGTCCCACATATCGTCTAGCCAGCACCAATGATGGGTTTCGCCCTTTTCGTCGGTGAAAGTCCATTTTTCCGGGGTAGCGGAGAAGGTCATCTTGATCGGCTCCGGCTTGCTGAAGTTGCCGTATCCATCATTTACGGCTTCAGATTCTGCAGGTTCGATTTCGATGGTCCAGGACTTACCTTCGGTCCTTTTGTAGATTCCGACATTGTAGACTATAAGGATGGCGACGACGATGATTGCGCCCTTGTAATTCTTCTTGGTCAAGAAGAAAATCAAGAGGAGGACAAACAAAATCGCCAGTGCACCCAAATTATAGTGCGTCGTATAAAACAACTTGAGAATGTCGATCATAAGAGACTCCGACTAATTATTTCTTGGACTTTTCTGCTGCTTTCTGTTCGGCGACCAAAGAGGCTACGCTGAACGTAATGGTCTTGCCTTCGACCTTACATTCGGTACGGAAGCTCTGCTTGGGGAGTGCCAGACCGTGAGAAGAGAAGGTGCCCATGAAGGAGGCGTTGGCGTGGCTAGCAATAGTGCGCACGTTGATAAAGCCCTTGTCCTTGCTGAAGGAAAGCTTGAAGACCTTCTTGGCGCGATCGTAATCGGCAATCATGGTCTTGTTCACTTGGGTGTTCACAGCGTCTCTGGTGTGACGGTCGAAAATGATGGTGCCGCGAGAATCAATCGAAAGCATGGTCTTGTTTGCAATCGAGTTGCGGCAGGCAATCAGTTTCCACGGGCCCTTCTTCTTGGTAGAATTCTTGCTCGTGAAGATGTACTTGTTGCCTTCTTTTTCAAGTTCGTACGGACCGGTGACGATCTTTTCGCCGATGGCGTTCAGTGCGCCCTTGAAGTATAGGAACTTGGACTTTGTAGAATTGACACCAACAATGAAACGGAAAGACGTGGTCTTTGCTTCCTTGGTGGGTGTAATCGCTACGCGCTTACCCACAGGGTCGACTTCGATATCGGCATAGGGACCGATTTCAATGACTTCCCCTTTCTTGGAGTTTTCTTGCTTCGCCATCTTGTCAAGTTTCATTGTCTTGATGGCTTGGTCCGGAAAACGCAGAAAACCGCGAATATCCATTTTTACAATGATAGTATCCATAAACACCTCTTTTTGTTTATTTGTGGTTTTCAAGGTAAACTAATAATTTTCCTAAACAAAATCAATGCAGATAAGAAAAAAACATGAAAATCTGTTCCCAAAAAGTTTTTTTTGTGCGGAATTTCACACAACGTTTGTCAGTTTTTATCAAAATAAATTGCGTTTTTGTGACAAAATCAGCACTTTTTGCAAACTTTCTCCATTTCGGACAAAAAACCTCGAGCCTTCCAATTTGGAATATTCGGCCTTTGTTCTTTCTTCGAATTGTTTCTTATCGAAGAGTACAGTTATGTTATTTTGTGCGCTTTTTAGCTTGTCTATGGATACTTTAAAATTAGTGCGAATCAGGAATTTAGGATAAAGAAATCCGTACTTTTGATGAATGGCGTCGGCAATGTCGAAGATCGGATCAATTAAGATAATTTGTTCGGAATTAGCTTGCTGGTTGATTGCCGAGATTGCTCCCATGCCGCGTCCTACAAGGATTTGCGGGGCTTTGCCGTTGACTTGTGCTGCACATTCTGCGATTTGCTTGGCGTCGTTTTCGAACGTGTCTTCGCTGGGGGTTCCTTTGTTTTGGGCGGAGCCTCGGTAATTGAATGCGACAATGTTTGTTCCCGGGAGTGAGTCGACTTGCGCAAGGAACTGGGCCGCGTCTTCGTCGGCTTCGGGGAAGTAGAGCATGACGGGATCGTTTTCGTTACCCAGGGTAAAACCGTTCAGGGTCGTTCCATCTTCGAGAGTGCAGGTGAGGGGCTTGGCTTTGCCTTGGATTGCTTCGTTCGCTTCTTTATGATAGATTGCTCTCGGGAAAGCGTTCCTGCGTTCGGTGAGAGCAAGGTAGAAAACCATACTTATATATATAACGATTAAAATGCCTGCGATGCGTAAAAGCCTAAAGGCAAAGTTTTTTAGAAATCGGGCGATTTTTTGCAAAGTGCTGTTCATGGCGCCAAATTTAGAAAAATGAATCGGGTTCGCAAAGAAAAAGGACTTTCGCCTGTTTCCAGACGAAAGTCCAAAGGATGGGATTGGGTGTTCCTTGAATATATCTAAAAAAATTGGCAAGCGTATCACTTCTTTTTTCAAAAGTGTTCACGGATTGTTCTTTTTTGCAAGATTTACGGGAGTTTACAAAAGAATTTCAAAAAAAGGTGTTCCCAAAAATTCACAAAAAAAGTATATTTAGGCTGATGAACGTATACGCTTACTACAACTACCGAAAGTTCCTGCAGGACTATTATGACTACCGAAAGTCCGTGCAGCGATACTTTTCCTACCGGTCCTTTGCGAAGAAGGCGGGGTATTCCTCGTCGGGCTTTTATCTGGACTTGGTCCGCGGGCGCAAGTCGCTTACGCCCCAGATGTTGCCCAAGTTTATTGCGGCTCTTGGCCTGAACGAAAAGGAAGGACGTTACTTCACGCTGATGGTGGACTTTACGCATGCCACCACGCCGGCATCGAAGCAGGCTATCTTCGAACAGATGTCCGCTCTTCTTCCGAGCGCCATCAAGTCTTTGACCAAGAGTCAGCAGGAATACTATAGTAAGTGGTATTACGTGGCGGTCCGCGAGGCGTTGTCCGTCTTGAATGTGGGCCCGAAGAATATCCAGGAACTCGCTTTGTTCCTGAATCCCCGTATCACTCTTCCGCAGGCAAAGCAGGCTATCCAGTTGCTTTTGTCAATGCAGTTGATTGAACTGGACGAAAAAGGTTTTTATCGCTCGGTTAACAAGGCTATCTTTAGCGGCTCCGAAATCTCGTCGCTTTTTGTTCATCAGTTCCAGAAACAGATGATGGACCTCGGTAAAGATGCCTTGGATCATTACAGTACCGAACGCAGAAATGTATCTTGTATGACGATGAGCGTTTCTGCAGAAGGACTCGAACGTATTATTAGTAAGATTGACCTGTTCCGTAAGGAAGTGGTCGATATTATTCGTTCGGATGAAGGTGAAACCATGGTGTGCCAGATGAATATCCAGTTTTTCCCGCTGAGTAAGGAAAAGGTGGACCTGCCGCCAGAAACCGAGGAGGAAGAATGAGCAAGAAATTTTCGTTGTTGACTTGCCTGGCCTCGTTTGCGCTCGCCTTGATTGGTTGCAGTAACGATAAGGTTGCAGGTACGGTAACGGATACCGGCAATACGCTTGCTGAAACCCAGGTTTCGGGTGTTGTGCTTCGCGTTGACGGAACTCCTGCATCGGATGCCATGGTCCGTATGGCCCGCATGGCTGTTTACGATAGTGTTTTGCATGTTCCCGAACAGATTGAAGTCGTGACCGATTCCGATGGTGTATACTCTTTTGATTCCGCCTTGTCGGACACCTTCCAGCTGGCGGTAATCGATACATCTGCAGTCGAAGTGTTCTATTTGCCGCGCACGACTTTGAAGGCGAAGGCTTACGGCAGCATTCAGCTTGCCAAGGCTGCGGTCGTAACGAGCGTTCTTTACTTTGAAGAAGTGGAAGATTCTGCGGTTTCTGTGGGCGGTCACTTTATGACTTGCCTTTCGGGAACTCCGTTCTGCAACGACGTGTTCGCTGCGGACAGCTTCTCGATGCTGATTCCTGAAGGCGAATGGTCCATGGAGATTTTCCCGGGTGATTCCATGTTGGTTGCCCGTATGCAGTCTCTTGGCTTTGCAGATAGCCTTATCTACCGCACCTTGGATCTCGGCAAGATTAAGGCCGGCGATTCCGTAAGCTCTGGCCCGATTGTCTGGAGTACAACGTCGGATGCAGATTCCTTGATCAAGGAATCTGAAAAGGAAGCGAAGAATGTGGCTCGTCTTTCGGGTAAGGTGATGTGCAAGAACGGCAATCCCTGCGCCGATGTCGAAGTGATGCTGATTAAGGATATTTACGGTTTCAATTTTGTCGAAGGGGATTCGATGAAGTTCGAAGCCCAGACTACGACTGATAGTCTTGGTCGCTGGTGGTTGCCGCTTCCGGATTCTTTGCCGGGTGATTCCTTCCGCTTCGAATTCCGCAAGTTGCAGGATGACTTGGTGACTCAGGCCGGCGTATCCCGCTATTTGACCAAGAAGGATATCGAAAACCTGAAGGATACTTTGAAGGTGAAGGATGTTACTCTGTCCCGTCCGTCTACCTTGGTTAGCCGCGTGTCTTTGGTGGTGGATCGCGAAGATACCACCCAGTCGAACGATTGCACGGTGAACAGTGTGGTGGTGGGCATTAAGGGTACGTCTCATTTTGTGCGCGACGTGACTTGCAATGAACTTAGCCTTTCCGACTTGCCTTCGGGTTCTCAGCAGGTGGTTCTCTATTCGGGTATTCCGAAAGTGATTTCTACCTTGCGAGCATCGGATGTCTCGACGGATTATTTTGTGACTCTGACTGCCGTGTCGCTGCCTGAAGGTGGTACTCAGCAGGTCCAGGGTATGACTTACACCCCGCCCAATCAAAATATTTTCAAATAACCCCTTGCCGAAGTGAAATTCTTTTACTAACTTTGGGGGCGCATTGAGCTATGGTGTAATGGTAGCACAACAGATTCTGACTCTGTTTGTCTAGGTTCGAATCCTGGTAGCTCAACGATATAACTCTTTGCTCGTACCCCTGAGCAGAGAGTTTTTTATTTTTGGAATATGGAATTTTTCGACTACTACGAGAAACTTTTTGGCGACCGTTGGCCGGCGTTGCTTGAATCCTTGAAGGGAGAGGGCTGCGCGACTGAATTGCGTTTTGGTGAAGGACTTGAACCGTACTATTTGGATGAAGCCTCGGTCTTTGCGGCGAGTGCTCTCGGTGTGGAACCTGGCGATGACGTGCTTGACATGTGTGCAGCACCTGGCGGAAAGACGCTCGTGATTGCGTCGTTGCTCAAAGGCGAAGGTTCTTTACAAAGTAACGACCGTTCGCCGGATCGCCGTTTGCGCTTGCAGCATGTAATCGAAAATTCCTTGCCCGAAAGCTGGCGCTCCGTAATCAAGGTGACGGGTTACGACGGCATGAAGTTTGGACTCCATAAAAAAGAATGCTTTGACAAGGTTTTGCTGGATGCTCCCTGTTCTTCGGACAGGCATGTGCTGAATTCTCCGGCGCATTTGGAAGTGTGGTCTGCAAAACGCGTCAAGAGGCTTTCTGTAGAGCAAGGGGCTCTCCTTGCCTCGGCCGTAGATGCTCTTAAACCGGGTGGAACGGTGGTTTATGGCACTTGCGCGCTTTCGCCGATGGAAAATGACGATGTTGTCAGGAAAATCCTGAAAAAAAGGCCGTCCATGCGTTTCGAAGCTATCGAAAACTTGCTGCCGGGTGCCGACCGCACCGAATTTGGTGTCCATATTCTGCCCGACCGCTCTGAGGGGCGCGGCCCCATTTATTGCGCCAAGCTTGTGAAAGAAAAATAGCGGTCTTTAGAGACTTTTTCGCAAATTTTTATTTATCTTTACAATATGTTTAAGCGAATTGTCTTTTCGTCGTTTTTTGCGTTGGCTAGCGTTTTAGCTTTTGCCGACGATACTGCTCCTGGTAAGCAGGTTGATGCTTCACCTGCTACGCAGGTCGATGCTTCACCTGCTGCGCAGGTCGATTCTTCGTCTGTGCAGGCGGTTTCTTCATCCGCGATGTCGTCTTCGTCGCAGGTGGCGCCCGCATCTTCGGAATCCGAGGCCCCCAAATTTCGCGAGGTACCTGTGCGCTACTGGGTGAACGGGGATTCCTCTGAACTCGAAGCCATTTTTGTAAAGATTGAAAACGATACGGTCTACTTGAAAAAGCCGACTGAAGCGGAACTGCGCCATATTGAACAACTGGCCGACAAGAAGGCGATTGCCCTTCAAGAAAGCAATGGCCAGGAGGTTGAGCAGGCTGAAGACGAAAACGAAGAAGTCGATTTGAATGCGAAACCCGCCGAAATTATTATGACGGATGCCGTCAAGGATTCGATGGCTGCCCAGGCTGATACTGGCAAGGCTGAGGCTGCTCCGGTAGATGATGGCGCCGACGATGACCTCGCGACGGCAATGGCAAAAGAAGACAAGCGCGTAAAGATGGAAGAAATCGCGAAAATGGAACAGGAAATCCGTGAACGCGAAATCCAGGATAGTATTGCCGCTGCCAAGAAGAATCCTTACATCAAGATATTCAGGTACGAGTTAAAGCGTCTTTATAATATGGAAGACGACGTGATGATCGACCTTTCGCTTTCGAACTATGTTGTTCCCATTGTAAAAGTTGTCGAAGAAACGATCGAACTTTATCCGCCGGGAAATGCCAACTTGCTGGTGGTTTCGCAGCCTGAGGCTTGTTCCTTGTATGTCAACGGCATTCCGCTGAAGATTGTGGCTCCGGATACGATTAAGAATATCAAGCCGGGCAAGTATACAATCTCGGTGATGAAGGTCTTGAAAGACGTAGAATGGTGGGGTTCCGCCGTTGTGAAAATTAATGCCGATAGCGTGAACAAGGTGACGATTCCGGTACTTCGTCCTTCGACTCGCTTGACGCTTAATTCGAACCCGGAAGCAGCCGAAGTTTACGTGAACCAGGAACCGTCGCTGAACAGAATGCCTGACCACATGACCGACGTGGTGGTGGACGGCGTAAAGCCGCAGGTCAGGGCTACAATCCACTTTAGAAAGGTGGGCTACCGCGATACTACGGTGACGACGGAAATCAAGCCGTACATGCCGAACCTGGTATATGTGGACATGACGCCTGTGCTTGACGACCTTGAATTTATCGAAGAACAAAATGCATTCAATAAGGAACGTAGCCAGAGACGTATCGGCCGCGGACTTTTGTGGAGTTCCATTGTCCCCATTATTGCCGGTGGTGTAATGTGGTACTTGGCTGAACGCGATTGGAGCAAGGCTGCCGACAAGAAACATGCTTACGAGAATTTGTCTGCATTCGATAGCGACGACACTCGCCAGATGGTCAAGGATAACCATGAATTGAATGACAGTGGTGATGCCAAGTGCGGTGTTGCCATTGGACTTGGAGCCTTGGGCGTTGGCCTCTTGGCGGCAGGCATTGTCCTTGCGTTCTAGTTTAAAATAAATGGAGAAAATATGATTAAGAAAATCCTTTCGGTATGCTTGCTCTCGATTGCTTTTGCTTCGGCTCAGATTGCAGATGACCCTTATGCCTATACCTCTGGCGCCCAGGAACAGGAAACGCCGGTGATGAATATCAACCATACCGATAGTGACGAACCGGTGTTTGCGATCTCGATTCACCCGGTATCGATGTTCATTCTGTCTCTGATCGATATTCCGTCCATTTTCTTGACCATTGAAGGGAACCTGGCTAGCCATGTTTCCTTGATTACTAGACCCTATTTTGTCTGGGCGGAATTTTCGGATAGCGATGAAGATCTTGATATCTTCTTGTTCGGTATTTCGGAAGGCTTGCGCTTTTACTTGAACGAAGGACATCGCGGTCTGTATTTGTCAGGACATTTCAATTACGACCGTGTGAGCCTGGAATACACTTATGAAGGTAATTCTAGGGACAATATCGATGCCCATGCGAACGGTTTTGGCTTTGGCTTTTATATCGGTCATAAGTTCCGTTCTGGCCATTTTACGACATCGTTTGATGTCGGCTATGTCTATTCTCACTATTCGACCTCGGCAAAGGCTGAAGATGATGTCGATAGGGTTGCTACCGTGGGCTCGGGCTACGACATAAACTATACGTTCGGCTTCACGTTCTAACTCATTTTTCTATTTTTTTGAAAAAATTGGAGATTTGTATGCCAGCAATTCATTTGACTGCAGAGAATTTTGACTCAGCGATTTCCTCGGGCCAGTTGGTCTTTGTGGATTTCTGGGCCACCTGGTGCCGTCCGTGCATGATGATGGGTCCCGTCATCGATGAACTTGCCGACGAATACAATGGCCGTGCGGTCATTGCCAAGATGAACGTGGACGAACCCGGTGTGGGCGATATTTGCGCCCGCTTTGGTATCACGAATATTCCCAACATGAAGCTCTTCAAGAATGGAGTGGAAGTGGGCAATGTGGTGGGTGCCGTACCGAAGGCTACCGTTAAAGGCGTTATCGACCGCAATCTGTAATTCTCATGCTGACTAAACGATTGATTGTATGTCTTGATGTCCGCAACCGCAAGGTGACTAAGGGCGTCAAGTTTAAGGGTAATATCGATATCGGTGATCCGGTTGAGATGGGTGCGCAGTATAGCGCAGACGGTGTCGATGAATTAGTTTTTTACGATATTACTGCAAGTGCCGAAAATCGTCCGTGCGATATGGAGATGATTCGCCAGATTGCTCACCGCGTGTTTATTCCGTTTGCGGTGGGTGGCGGTATCCGTAATTTGGACGATATGCACGAAGCTCTTTTGGCTGGTGCAGAAAAGGTGAGCGTGAACAGCCTTGCCGTGTTGCACCCTGAAATTATTGCCGAAGGCGCGAAGGCTTTCGGTCGCCAGTGCGTGGTCTTGGGCATGGATGCCAAGTTCGTGGGCGTTTCGGACAAGTTCAAGAGCGGCTACGAAGTGTATATTCGTGGTGGGCGCCAGGCGATGGGCATCGATGCCGTGGAATGGGCCAAGAAGGCCGAAGACCTGGGTGTCGGTGAAATTTGCTTGAATGCAATCGATACCGATGGCGTTCGTAACGGCTATGAATTGAATATTACCGACCAGGTGGCACGTGCGGTGCAGGTGCCGGTGATTGCTAGCGGCGGTGCCGGAACTCCGGCCCACATTGTGGACTTGTTCCGCAAGACTTCTGCCGATGCAGCCCTGGTGGCTTCGATGGTTCACTTTGGCGATTACACTGTTCCCGGAATCAAGAAAGAAATGCTTGCTGCAGGAATCCCTGTGCGCAAGAAAATGAACGGCGAGGTGTAAGTTGAACACTTCTGTTGCGGTCAAGATTTTTGAAGCAGGCAAGAGTGCCGGTGCTGACTTTGTCGAAATTTTCGAAGAAGAAACTCGCAGTTCGATGCTCGGACTTAAATCGAGCCAGATTGAGTCTGCGACTGCAGGCACAGAATATGGTATCGGAATCCGTTTGATTTACGGAACCGAAGTACTCTACGGCTTTACGAGCGATGATTCTGAAGAAGCGCTTGTAAAACTTGTGAAGACGCTTGCTTTTGGCCGTATCGCTCAAATGAGCAAGGCTCCGATTGAATTCGCACCCGAAAAGCGCGTGGCTGATTACAATGTGGCTGCTTTCAAGGATCCGCGCGTTCTGGGCCAGGCGGTCAAGCAGGACTTCTTGTTCCGCGCAGACCAGGCTGCCCGTAAGATTTCGGATAAAGTAGTGCAAGTAGGCGCTTCGGTGACGGATTCTTGCTCCACGATTTCGCTCATGAATAGCGAAGGCTTGAACCTGTCTATGAACCGTGCACGCTTGCGCGTGAACGTGACTGTGACTGTGTCCGACGGAACCGAAAGATTGACGACGCACGAGGCTCCTGGCGCCTTGGGCGGTTATGAACTTTTAGCAAATTATTCGCCCGAGGCTTTGGCAACCGATGCGACGGAACGCTTGTTGCGCATGCTTTCGGCGGGTTATATTAAGGGCGGCCAGATGCCTGTGGTGATGGGCAATGGCTTTGGCGGCGTGATTTTCCACGAAGCCTGCGGACATCCGCTCGAAACGGAATCGGTCCGTCGCGGCGCAAGCCCGTTCTGCGGTAAACTTGGCGAAGCGATTGGCCAACCCTGCTTGACCGCTATTGATGACGGCACTATGGAAGGCGTGTGGGGGAGCCTGAAGTTCGATGACGAAGGTACTCCGACCCAGCGTACGACTTTGATTGAAAACGGTATTTTGAAGACTTACATGAGCGACCGCGTGGGAGCCCAGGAAGTCGGAATTGCCCGCACGGGATCGGCCCGTCGTGAAAGCTACAAGTACGCGCCCGTGAGCCGCATGCGCAATACCTTTATTGCTCCTGGCAAAGATACGCTCGATTCGATGATTGCAAGCGTTGACAACGGTCTTTATGCTGCACGCATGGCGGGCGGTTCGGTGAATCCGGCAACAGGCGAATTCAATTTTGCCGTTGACGAAGGCTATGTGATTCGTGGCGGCAAGATTTGCGAACCGGTGCGCGGCGCAACCTTGATTGGCAAGGGCCATGAAATCATGCCCCGCATTAGCATGGTGGGTACAGACTGGGAAGTGGCCGCAGGTGTCTGCGGTGCAAGTTCTGGACATGTGCCTGTGACTGTGGGGCAGCCTTCGATTAAAGTGGACCAGATTCTGGTCGGCGGCCGCTAGAATTTACCCCATCGTCTTTTAGGATTTGGACAGTGGTCTTCATGACCGTCTGGCCATATCCAGACTTCGTCTGTAAAAGGACATTTTGAGCATGAACCGCTCATGGGGCAGTCTTCGGTCGGATCTTCCAGGAACAGGGAACCTTCGTATTTGATTTTGTCCGAATGGAGAGAGCCTTCGAGAAGTTCGTGGCGAAGTGATTCAAGTTCTTGCTTGCTGAGTTTGAATCGCCTTTCGAGAATTGCCGATGTATCTGGAATGAATACAGCCGGATTCCATTTGATTCGCTGGACGCCGGCCGTTTCGGCCCAGGCGATAAGGTCCTTGTAATCGTTGAGATTTTCGCGGTGCAAAGTCACTTGCAAAGAAATGGTGGCGCTGGAATCGAGCCTGCGTTTGCGGCATTCGACAAGCTTCTCTACATTTTCGCGCCAGAGGTTGCGGAGGTATCCGCCCATTTCGTAAGCGAGCGTGCTGACCTTGATGTCGCTGCAGGCCTGAACCAGTTCGAACATGACCGACGGCGTGCCCCACTTGCCTGGGAATGTCCCGTTGGTAGTGAGATTCATCTTGACGCCTGTCATTTCGCAAAGGTGCAGCAGGTTTTCGAATTTTGAATAAAGTAGAGGTTCCCCCATGGTGGAGGGAATGACTTCTTTTAGCAAGGAATTGCCGTTTTCGTCTCGACTGGCGGCGTACTTTTCGATAGCTGCCTTGGCGGTTTCAAAAGGCATTTCGCCAGAATAAGAGACGATGCCGCGCTGCCTTAAAAAACACAGCGCACAGCGCAAATTGCATTTGTCGGGGTTGGTGAGTAGAGTAATACGACGCATGATCTAATTTAGAACTGAACGAATCTAAATTCGATCTAGGCCCTATGCTCCCTTAAATACTTGATGGCGGCAAGTCCTGCCTTGGCGCCTTCGCCCACGGCAACGGCAACTTGCAGGGTTCCTCCGGTGCAGTCGCCAGCAGCGAAGAGCCCGGGGAGTGTCGTCTGGAAATCATTGTCGAGAACGAGTGTGGGACCGTCAAAGCCGGCGCCAGCCTTCTTGGCAAGGTCGGTGGCGCTTGCGCTTCCGAGGGCTACAAAGAGTCCGTCGAATTCTTCTTCGGTGCCGTCTTCGTAATGCACGCCCTTGAACTGGCCTTCGCCAACCAAAGATTGCAGGTGGCGAGATTCAATGTGCACGTTGGGCGGGAATGAAGCTGTCAGGGGGGCGCCATTGGTAAGGAGCGTGATGCTTGCGACGACTTGTGCAAGTTCCTGGACTTCGTGAAGGGCGTATTCGCCTGTACCGAGGACTGCCACCTTTTTCTGGCGGTAGAAGAAGGCGTCGCAAACGGCGCAATAGCTTACACCGTGACCTTCAAGTTCTGCCATGCCGGGCACCGGGTGCTTATTGCGGGCAGCACCTGTAGCCATGATGCAAACTTTTCCGTGGTATTCGCCTACAAGGCCCTTTGCCGAGAAACCTTGACCGTCAAACATGAGGTCGGTGATTTCGTCGTCGATGATTTTGGCACCAAGGGCCATGGCCTGCTTGTGGCCCACTTCTAGAAGTTCTTCGCCGCTAAGGGGCTTTTCAAGTCCATAGTAGTTCTGGATCATGTGGGCTTTTGCCAAGCCACCGCCGTCTTTGCCAATCAATTGGACGGAAAGACCGGCTCTCAAACCATAGAGCGCGGCTGAAATACCTGCGGGGCCGTAGCCTAAAATCAGCATATCTGTCATAAATGACTCCATATCTCTTCAATTCCTATGTTCCTAAAATACAAATTATTTATCTTATGGAATAGGTAGTTTGTGGAAAAAAAACTTAAAGGGAAATGATGGAACGATTGACTCCGCGTGATATGTTTGTTGAAGCCGGCTACGGTCCGAACTTTGCAAACCAGCTTATACAAAATGCCTATAGCAAGTTATTCGAAGGTGACCCGATTGATGAACGAGTCTGCTTTGACGCCTCCGACGACATGAGCTATATCATCGATATCGGTCACGACGACATTCGCTCCGAAGGCATGAGCTACGGCATGTACATTACGGCGCTTACGGGCCATGAACGTCAGTTTGACAAGCTTTGGAATTTTGCCAAGCGTTACCTGAGAAACGATGACGGCCCGCATGTGGGCTATTTTGGCTGGCAGGTATCTACTACCGACTTTAGCAAGATGGACCCCGGTGCTGCACCCGATGGCGAAGAATACTTTGCCATGGCTCTTTTGATTGCTGCTGACAAGTTTAATCGTCCTGACCTCAAGGACGAAGCGGTGGGCCTGATTAACTGGATGCGCAATAAGCCGAATAACGGAATTGTGGGCCCGATTATTGACCCGGAACGCAACTTGGTGAAGTTCTCGCCGGTGCTGGGTAACGATTTTACCGACCCGAGCTACAACACCATTGCTTTCTACCGTGCCTTTGCCGAAGCGACTGGCGACGAGACTTGGCTCACGATTGCAAACAACAGCCTTGAATACATCCAGAAGGCTGCTCACCCGGTGACGGGCCTTTGCAGTGAATATTCCGAATACGATGGTACTCCGAAGGCTACCCCCTGGTACCCCGAAAGCGATTGCTTTAGCGGTGATGCTTGGCGC
Encoded here:
- a CDS encoding alpha/beta hydrolase, encoding MKKEVIRLPIFLDIFKEHPIPSFGLSSGNRRKSFFFANPIHFSKFGAMNSTLQKIARFLKNFAFRLLRIAGILIVIYISMVFYLALTERRNAFPRAIYHKEANEAIQGKAKPLTCTLEDGTTLNGFTLGNENDPVMLYFPEADEDAAQFLAQVDSLPGTNIVAFNYRGSAQNKGTPSEDTFENDAKQIAECAAQVNGKAPQILVGRGMGAISAINQQANSEQIILIDPIFDIADAIHQKYGFLYPKFLIRTNFKVSIDKLKSAQNNITVLFDKKQFEERTKAEYSKLEGSRFFVRNGESLQKVLILSQKRNLF
- a CDS encoding TIGR02147 family protein gives rise to the protein MNVYAYYNYRKFLQDYYDYRKSVQRYFSYRSFAKKAGYSSSGFYLDLVRGRKSLTPQMLPKFIAALGLNEKEGRYFTLMVDFTHATTPASKQAIFEQMSALLPSAIKSLTKSQQEYYSKWYYVAVREALSVLNVGPKNIQELALFLNPRITLPQAKQAIQLLLSMQLIELDEKGFYRSVNKAIFSGSEISSLFVHQFQKQMMDLGKDALDHYSTERRNVSCMTMSVSAEGLERIISKIDLFRKEVVDIIRSDEGETMVCQMNIQFFPLSKEKVDLPPETEEEE
- a CDS encoding carboxypeptidase regulatory-like domain-containing protein, with amino-acid sequence MSKKFSLLTCLASFALALIGCSNDKVAGTVTDTGNTLAETQVSGVVLRVDGTPASDAMVRMARMAVYDSVLHVPEQIEVVTDSDGVYSFDSALSDTFQLAVIDTSAVEVFYLPRTTLKAKAYGSIQLAKAAVVTSVLYFEEVEDSAVSVGGHFMTCLSGTPFCNDVFAADSFSMLIPEGEWSMEIFPGDSMLVARMQSLGFADSLIYRTLDLGKIKAGDSVSSGPIVWSTTSDADSLIKESEKEAKNVARLSGKVMCKNGNPCADVEVMLIKDIYGFNFVEGDSMKFEAQTTTDSLGRWWLPLPDSLPGDSFRFEFRKLQDDLVTQAGVSRYLTKKDIENLKDTLKVKDVTLSRPSTLVSRVSLVVDREDTTQSNDCTVNSVVVGIKGTSHFVRDVTCNELSLSDLPSGSQQVVLYSGIPKVISTLRASDVSTDYFVTLTAVSLPEGGTQQVQGMTYTPPNQNIFK
- a CDS encoding RNA methyltransferase, giving the protein MEFFDYYEKLFGDRWPALLESLKGEGCATELRFGEGLEPYYLDEASVFAASALGVEPGDDVLDMCAAPGGKTLVIASLLKGEGSLQSNDRSPDRRLRLQHVIENSLPESWRSVIKVTGYDGMKFGLHKKECFDKVLLDAPCSSDRHVLNSPAHLEVWSAKRVKRLSVEQGALLASAVDALKPGGTVVYGTCALSPMENDDVVRKILKKRPSMRFEAIENLLPGADRTEFGVHILPDRSEGRGPIYCAKLVKEK
- a CDS encoding DUF3575 domain-containing protein, with protein sequence MIKKILSVCLLSIAFASAQIADDPYAYTSGAQEQETPVMNINHTDSDEPVFAISIHPVSMFILSLIDIPSIFLTIEGNLASHVSLITRPYFVWAEFSDSDEDLDIFLFGISEGLRFYLNEGHRGLYLSGHFNYDRVSLEYTYEGNSRDNIDAHANGFGFGFYIGHKFRSGHFTTSFDVGYVYSHYSTSAKAEDDVDRVATVGSGYDINYTFGFTF
- the trxA gene encoding thioredoxin, whose amino-acid sequence is MPAIHLTAENFDSAISSGQLVFVDFWATWCRPCMMMGPVIDELADEYNGRAVIAKMNVDEPGVGDICARFGITNIPNMKLFKNGVEVGNVVGAVPKATVKGVIDRNL
- the hisF gene encoding imidazole glycerol phosphate synthase subunit HisF, which codes for MLTKRLIVCLDVRNRKVTKGVKFKGNIDIGDPVEMGAQYSADGVDELVFYDITASAENRPCDMEMIRQIAHRVFIPFAVGGGIRNLDDMHEALLAGAEKVSVNSLAVLHPEIIAEGAKAFGRQCVVLGMDAKFVGVSDKFKSGYEVYIRGGRQAMGIDAVEWAKKAEDLGVGEICLNAIDTDGVRNGYELNITDQVARAVQVPVIASGGAGTPAHIVDLFRKTSADAALVASMVHFGDYTVPGIKKEMLAAGIPVRKKMNGEV
- a CDS encoding TldD/PmbA family protein; translation: MNTSVAVKIFEAGKSAGADFVEIFEEETRSSMLGLKSSQIESATAGTEYGIGIRLIYGTEVLYGFTSDDSEEALVKLVKTLAFGRIAQMSKAPIEFAPEKRVADYNVAAFKDPRVLGQAVKQDFLFRADQAARKISDKVVQVGASVTDSCSTISLMNSEGLNLSMNRARLRVNVTVTVSDGTERLTTHEAPGALGGYELLANYSPEALATDATERLLRMLSAGYIKGGQMPVVMGNGFGGVIFHEACGHPLETESVRRGASPFCGKLGEAIGQPCLTAIDDGTMEGVWGSLKFDDEGTPTQRTTLIENGILKTYMSDRVGAQEVGIARTGSARRESYKYAPVSRMRNTFIAPGKDTLDSMIASVDNGLYAARMAGGSVNPATGEFNFAVDEGYVIRGGKICEPVRGATLIGKGHEIMPRISMVGTDWEVAAGVCGASSGHVPVTVGQPSIKVDQILVGGR